In Apis mellifera strain DH4 linkage group LG3, Amel_HAv3.1, whole genome shotgun sequence, one DNA window encodes the following:
- the LOC102655050 gene encoding rRNA methyltransferase 1, mitochondrial, which yields MYHLIPSNIREQKWQEFLQDQLQDHRIAHIREEIINIAIANGSEKNHFEKKLFEFNSQCARIVWLRLFNWVFSTLDSYQTHYITGKAIHLIVDIEPQSLPMDSWIFKNVPQILTQKPSPQILISPFPSITSIKLSNHHVDKKKQHQIKSKHINREKLKLNNKEKITSSKAKKLHGIIHEMKKTNRYLKKNIYSLSLHEQHIVNNPTENKSDKSKNIEKNKINIFEKNTKRNRNNNDNKSNFNSIPKSKQEDITDISRLSKNIQKNETIALYNKETVQFQPLSNRVEVLYTILPDHTEQLDSNNSIK from the exons ATGTATCATTTGATTCCGTCTAATATTCGAGAACAGAAGTGGCAAGAATTCTTACAGGATCAATTACAGGACCATCGAATTGCTCATATTcgcgaagaaattattaatatagcaATTGCAAATGGATCtgagaaaaatcattttgaaaaaaaactgTTCGAATTTAATAGTCAATGTGCCCGTATAGTTTGGCTTCGCTTATTCAAT tgGGTGTTCTCAACATTAGATTCTTATCAGACACATTATATAACTGGAAAAGCAATACATTTGATTGTTGATATTGAACCCCAATCTTTGCCAATGGATTcttggatatttaaaaatgtcccGCAAATTTTAACCCAAAAACCATCTCCACAGATACTTATTTCTCCGTTCCCATCAATAACTTCTATAAAACTTTCAAATCATCATGTTGACAAAAAGAAACAGcatcaaataaaatcaaaacatattaacagagaaaaattgaaattaaacaataaagaaaaaataacatcTTCTAAAGCAAAAAAATTGCATGGTATAAttcatgaaatgaaaaaaacaaatcgttatttaaaaaaaaatatttattctttatcgtTGCACGAACAACATATCGTAAATAATCCAACAGAAAATAAAAGTGATAAgtcaaagaatattgaaaagaataaaatcaatatttttgaaaaaaatacgaaacgcAATAGAaacaataacgataataagaGCAATTTTAACAGCATTCCTAAAAGTAAACAGGAAGATATAACAGATATTTCtcgattatcaaaaaatatacaaaaaaatgaaacaattgcattatataataaagaaacagtGCAATTTCAACCATTATCAAATAg GGTAGAAGTTCTGTATACAATTTTACCGGATCATACTGAACAACTTGATTCAAACAAttctataaaatga
- the LOC552667 gene encoding protein charybde codes for MEVLPCPVNVNFSNTRVGTAEEFDGACQALAKRLEVELRRAKHVQLACGEVLLPADLLPRIAKNVLSMAENEPCGLRGCTLFISFEMDSVCRKLSKIQCDPNTVSTFELYLTLKQDHTSWHILLPQFLKNLTRGGTIMISRDFTLEKKKLYRSYQQV; via the exons ATGGAAGTTTTACCATGTCCTGTAAATGTGAACTTTAGTAACACAAGAG ttGGAACAGCTGAAGAATTTGATGGAGCCTGCCAGGCTCTAGCAAAACGATTAGAAGTTGAATTAAGAAGAGCGAAGCATGTACAATTAGCATGTGGTGAAGTTTTGTTACCTGCTGATCTTTTGCCAAGAATAGCTAAAAATGTACTTAGCATGGCTGAAAATGAACCTTGTGGTCTTAG agGATGTACATTGTTTATTAGTTTTGAAATGGACAGTGTAtgtagaaaattatcaaaaatacaatGTGACCCTAATACAGTATCTACCTTTGAACtttatttaactttgaaaCAAGATCATACATCTTGGCATATTTTGTTACCTCAGTTTCTAAA aaatcttaCACGAGGAGGTACTATTATGATCAGTAGAGATTTTactttagagaaaaaaaaattatatagatcatATCAACAAGTATAA